A single region of the Nocardioides aurantiacus genome encodes:
- a CDS encoding DUF6752 domain-containing protein, with protein MARLRLRGREISPRHPFTDGLRREVRDLRTRVEALEAENTELRRHGLRLAELLDVVEELLVPLASRDEAGVEDALARFRRSL; from the coding sequence GTGGCACGACTGAGGCTGCGCGGCCGCGAGATCTCCCCGCGGCACCCGTTCACCGACGGCCTCCGGCGCGAGGTGCGTGACCTGCGCACGCGGGTCGAGGCGCTGGAGGCGGAGAACACCGAGCTGCGTCGCCACGGCCTGCGGCTCGCCGAGCTCCTCGACGTCGTCGAGGAGCTGCTGGTGCCGCTCGCGTCCCGCGACGAGGCGGGCGTCGAGGACGCCCTGGCCCGGTTCCGCCGGAGCCTCTGA